The window cattaatataattattgagGGGACGGAATTTTGCATTGAGATATTGTATTCAATGCAGTACACGCGTAAGTGAGGAATAAGTAAGCGtgttttcattaatatttcaGTTTCCACAATCACGCGTAATGTAGCGTGTTGAATTTCTCCGCATTTTCGACTTATTATTACTAAGCATGCTATCAAtcctttcctttttattttcattttttcttattgtgcacttaattttgttataaatataacgtatactacaaaatattttattttctccaaaCTTGGAAAGTTATACTTCTTGCAAACTCCGATTGTTGTTACTTGGTGTCTATCTTCTTTGCCTATTTAGATTAATAGTACTGTCTTTCTCCgttaaattatagtagtacataCCTATAATTCGAGTTTTAAGATAAATAACCATTTATATCActaattttgatcaaattctgaTTAGCTTCATAAAGTATGAAACCATTAAGTCACAtaataaaaaacatgaaattaaaatttgaaattatatcagtcacataataaaaagaacataaaaataaaattttcaataattaatgcGTTATCATGTGGACATAAAAtactaactaaaataaatattgagatTAAACAGACATCAATATTGTGTTTATTAATCTCAAACAATTGATCATAACTGACAACACTTTGGGAATGAGCTAAATTGATTTAACAAATAaagatatattttaattaacttttaatttctactaATATTTACTTGCTCACGTAAGGAATATCGTAAATGGATTTTGTTATTAGTTTtaactattaaaatatgttggattatatattatactaagGTAAATGTAAGATATAAGGataatagtaatttaaataacaaagtttggtccacgaactttgatattgaaatataaaatcacaattacaatttttatagtgcattcatggaataattgagaaaagttaaaaattcatattttagtattccagtttcaaaattcatagaataaatcagaatttgaccaaagtTCAGTAGTTTACAAGACTATTAACCCTGAAATATATGCacaatcttaattttatactgCAAGTGTCTATTGTGATATATGTACTTCATTTACCTATTTACTGTATTTGAAacatataaaagtaataaaaataccCATCACGACATTAGTCCAAAAAATATTGAGAAAAGgtcaatattatttgaaatgtGCAAAAGTACAACAGAGTTCAAAATGACAATTTATATAATTcaccatttttaataatatatctCCTACTTTGATAGTCACATATCTATGATGTGTTCATTAAAATAGAAGTCCAGAATCCAATCTGAATTTCTATACAAATGTGTACTAATGTTATTGAAATTCACATTCTGttcaaatattaaacaaattcaatttatagagtagtactaattagtactagtatatcaatatatattgaaGCATGGTCATCTACCTGATAACTAACATTCTTACATTTTTGTAATCAAATTGACATGatcaaatatcaattatacatGTGCGATCCaataacacatttttcttataaGATCGAAAGTTTCTTAGAACTTGAGAGAGATTTTCCGATCTTTTCACTGTAGTTGCAGACAAAAAATCTGGCACCCCTGGCCTAACTAATGTAAAAAGATGTTATAAAtgatatagaaagaaaaatactaTGGTCTTGGTAAAATACTTTATAATATTGGAAGATATTAAACTTGATTATTTGGATGCCTCGTCAGCTGAGCCAATGGCAAAAAACCGCGTTGACAGCCAAGCACTCTTGTGTCGTTTTGATGTGTAAATTGTactatagtaattaatttttaataattgtatttttttattttttggaataaacAGGATTATCACAGTTCCCGAAGCTCAAAGCTGTTtatattaattgttaatttgGCTCTTAATCCAAAGTTTGGTTGTGAATGTGGCATTAAATAGAGTGTTTATACTTTATACACGAGTTTAGCTGTTTATGTAATGCtcttttacataaattaatcCACCGAAAGAGTTTAATTTCCATATTTGCTACTAATACTTTCTCTTAAAATGGGTTTTCGAGGGGTTCTAGAGCATATTGATTTACTCATTAATTTACCCTGTTTCTGTGGGTCTTGTTTCTTAGCAAAATTATAATAGTCGAAATTGAGTTATgtactccataatattttaatttattagattgCATCACATCTTAATTACATGGTTTAAGTTGATGTTGTTAAAATTGGTTGAATCTATCATGCaacttaatatatttatatgtttaacTTCAAATATATGAATAGAAACAAAACTTTGTCCGTTTATGcaatttgtaatattaatgAGGTtggtagtataatttttaagatattaaaataaaattaaaataaatagatttaaaaaataaataaggttAGTTAATGTGTATTAAATGAGAGTGATGATGCTTTATctatttctcatattttatagtGTAACTTTTTAAATCCCTTTTTACacgaaacaaataaaaacattatataatactcctaccTAAACGAATATGGCAATATATATTATCATCTCTATATGGatcaatacataaaatatgtgaccataatagataaaaatattttaacaatttatatatacttacAAATCCGATTTGCACTATTGTACCTTGTACGTTGAGTGTCAAATctgaaaagaaattaaaaataattaaattcgatcaaattatcaatttgATGTTGAAATACTTATATTATGCAAGGTTGTATCGGTATAAATCCTGTTTCTTTTGTCATTATATCATACAAAGAAATTTAGACATACTACAAATTTACTTACAAGCTTAGATCGGCTAGCTctcttaaaatatattttcttccttttcgTTTTCATTTTCCTTATCTATTTATCTTCCACTAAACATATTAACAgatttaaattacaaaaaggACACGCCTTTCCTACATCCCGTTAGCATGTTTAATTTTAGCCATAATATCTGCAATAAGGCAATCCCAAAATCAAACTCAAAGTTagtcataatttattactcctattttttgttctttgaattttcataattGTAATGTTTTTAGAATTATATTGGCATTATATAATTTCCACTGCACTTCATTAGatctatttttaatggaatacaacaaaagaattaaataaacaaaatctaGAGCGCCGCTTACATGTGGCGCACGTGCGACACAGAAGGCAAATCCCCCCTCGTGCAAGAAGCCCAGCCAGGCCATTGATTTTGGAAAACGCTTTCCaatttatactaattttttatattttcacttcTAATTAAGAGTATCAACTTAATCCATTTGAACTATCATGGTTCCACAACAATCAAAAGCCAACAGctgtaaaaacaaaatactccaTGTTACATGGAGTACAAATCTcaagaaaattagaatttcgTTATATCAGTAATTCTCTTAGTTTTATTAGAAATGCTATTCGTTTTCAGtgttaatttaatattgtgtGGAAAGTGaatctcaattttataaaaaatatttcatttccaaTTAACCAAGATAATCCGCATAactaatactacctccgtaaAAGacgagaataaataaattgagtgTGAAAGAAACTGACGAAACCTTTTCATGGTGCACCTTCGCAGAGCAAAATACTTCAGTATTGcatgaatataatttaaaaaaataaaacggGGTTGGAAAAATTCTTCAAAATGTGTATAATTCCAAATATGAACATAGAAAATTGGTCAAGAGAAAATCCAAAGCACAATATTTGAAAGGTCAAAACATGAGCTGGCTTAGGCTTACCAATGGAGTAAGAGAAAGTGAGTGAGGCACGAGATGCTACTTTTGACCTCTTTCAGCTAGCATGTAGGAAGGAGTATCtgtatctatttatttattttcattttatcaattgtgtcattacaattatattaacCGGagttaattagaaaaaattaacaGTGTCATATTACTATATTAGATATAAATTGTCATTCATTCACGATATTTTGTCACTATGATACCTTCTAtaataattgagtcattttcttttttttagcaaaagtcaaaaatatttcttctagtttatttctacatttttcattttcttattgtGGAAAAAAACATATGAAAAATGTGGGAGACCTTTGAGGTGGCCAAGACCTATGACCTTTTATCTTAGTAACCCCCAAATGCATTAAGAGATAATCTTGATTGCAAGGCCTTTCAAGTGCTTTCTCTAGCCTATAAAAAGGCTTGGTCTTGGAGTTGAGAATGcaccaacaaaaaaacattctctcttctctctagtGCTCTACATCATAGTAGCATTGCATAGCTCGATTCTCGGAACTTCATCAAGTTCGCTGGTGCCTAGcgggtttgaggtgcttctacacgctaggagaaagtcgttttatctttgggggcAATACGTCATTCCGTGAGCAATAGACGGggcgtaatttgtcttgcggaaagagggcttccctcgactcgacttattgttggtttgttttattttattttcgttgtaattttcattccacttattgttattatcttccttcgattgtaatagttagagtaccgcctGTAACGGCTTGAGAATTTTATCCCTTTATTTCTAACActtacttcatttttcttttacttgactaactaaacacaatttttttaaaattgcgtGTCGAAAAAAAATGCCTCCATTACTGTGGAACGGTGAGAGTATAAATTATCGCCTATTATAATAGCCTAATATATCGCTGCACACTAATTATGCGTCGCCGTCAAtatgttttggtttttgataCTAATAAGTAATAACAGTCTATCTTATAGAGCAGACTAGCATTAGAGTtatttaatgtagaattgtaGATTGACtgtaaattatagtactagtgTAAATTAACGTATCTTTTGTTTGGCTCCTACCTATAATGATATATATTACTACATGTGATCTAATTAATGGccccttttcattttaaagtGTATATTTAGATCCAGAGTGCATTAGTTTTCGTTGGTCACGAAGGAGTTGACGTGGGGGTGTGCGGTAGAATAATGCACTACTACACATATTGACCTACTCAAATCAAGACccctatttatttattttatgtttttgactcttcaatataattatattttcgtaAAGTTTAATGAAAATGGGATGTATTTACAAGCTATTTTCTTGTCTCCTTCTGCCTCCCCCCCTCTACATAAGCCCATCGAGGAATGACCCATTCTAAccatcctctctctctctctctctctctctctctctctctctgcacAAGCCTAATGGCCATGGGAGACACACTGAACAGAGACCAGATAGTCGAGTTCCAAGAGGCCTTTAGCCTATTTGACAAAGATGGAgatggtaattaattaatagagttcttagcttctttttttttttgcatgttTCTGGAAAATTTCATTATTGATGTAATAAAATTGCAGGTTGCATTACCATTGAAGAATTGGCGACTGTAATAAGGTCTTTGGACCAAAACCCCACTGAGGAAGAACTCCAAGACATGATCAACGAGATCGACTCCAATGGGAACGGCACCATTGAGTTTTCCGAATTCTTGAATCTCATGGCCAACAAAATGAAGGTAAATCCATTCATTTCAATCTCCCTACTATTGTGtatgttatttgattatttatgtACACTAATTTATCTCTAATGAAAAAACATACTACTAGGAAACTGATGCAGAGGAAGAGCTTAAAGAAGCGTTCAAAGTGTTTGATAAGGATCAAAATGGCTACATCTCAGCTGAAGAGGTATAAAATTTGTCTGAAATTTATACACCAACAACTTAATTAATCAtgttatcaatttcttaataaattcacttgcatatttatgtatgtgtgtgtgtcttGTGTTTTTTCGATGATAACCACGTTTGTTCATCATCCGTAGCAATCATTGTACTTGCACTTGATAAGTACCATATAAATTAcagtgtttttatttgttttcatcatatattcattgATTTCATACATGGTCTCATACAATTTGGCTTTTTGTCAAGGGCAAACAAGgcattcacaaaatttgatttcaacCCCTCCCTATGTGATTTCAACCCCTCCCTATGTTTTCCGAAAAGACAAAATTACACGTTAATAGTATATTCTCTGAATTTCTTACACGGTGTTGAAGAATATAAGGagactttatttaactcatcTGAACATTTTGAGTCAACCAGTCTCTCTATACAGGGTTGTGGACACAAATCACCAATACAGTTGACTAAATCAAGCAAATGCACTTAGATCAATTTAAACTATCATTTCCTTAATCTCTGCAAcccatattttaattagtattttgtgattaattaatcGGATTTCGTGCAGCTTCGACACGTGATGATCAACCTAGGGGAAAAATTAACAGATGAAGAGCTTGAGCAGATGATAAGGGAGGCTGATTTGGATGGAGATGGACAAGTTAATTACGATGAATTTGTGAAGATGATGCTGGCTATTGgatagaagaagaagaagattgcTTCATTATTTGTTAATCTCATGCATGTTTAATTAGTCTTTGCTTCAATTGTCTAATTAAGTTTAAGCAGTTAAACTTATGTTAATTACAAGTAGGTGGGCTTGGTTAAGTTAATccttaaaatgaaatgaaggaATGAAAACATCCCAACATTTAATTgtgataaaatatactcctatgcATAAAGGTTTTCAGTTTGTATGGATTCTGTATAATTTGTTGCTTCTTTATACTTGTAATATCTATAAAGATTAAAGGGTATTTTTATTGGTTCTTTATATTTAACATGTATAAAGAGTATTTGTGTGCAAttgattttacttttgttGCTTGCAAGAGTTTATGtcaatcatttttattgaattagtCTCTGTATTTTTTAGAATctatgttttctttcttttcttaaaGCTTTCTTTGCCACTGCATATAGTACTACGTAGTGTGAAGTGTAATCTAAAAATGTGGAATACTAGATTTTCATGTCTGAACTTTCAAAATGAGGtgtaatccaaaaataaagtCTCAAGAAAGTGCTATATTTCTTCCACATAAGGTGAAAAATATGCATAACTAGATCTTGATGAGTGCTTACATAGATATGATTACTGATTACAAAGAGATGATGATTTAGTATTATCGACACATTTAGAGATTATTGAGGAAGTGGTTGAAGCCGTCTGCCACTGCTAGCCGGGGGCACATGAATCCGTCCAGAGGCCGGACTCTCCCGATTCTTGGCCAAGCTCCGCTGCCAACAAACTATCAACGAAGTTACAATGGTAAAATCAACACTCAATCTTAAACCAAAACAGcatcaaaatatatagatagaacatctgaaaaaaattatatccatcATCTCCATTCCAAGATTATCCATAGTCTTTAACTCTTCATTAGCAGGGTAACTGTAACAACACCAATTTGCATCCAGAATGAAAATATCTAAACCCAAACATctcaatatcaataaatagtCTGGGCAATCAGAGTGTGTTGAACATCTCAAAAAGCAAAACTTCAATGTAAGCTACAGagaaatcaaataaacataatcaCTTCATTACAGATTTTTAATCTTAGTGCATATTAGTAAGTTCATATCACCATTATGGTGCGGATTATGGTTGCAGTCTTGTAATGTACAACCAAAGGATTAATAATggttatatatattctaataccttataatgttttgaaatCTATCATAATCtttgtaaaatatattaattttatatagtacaaTCTTTTAAACTTTTATCAAATCTgttataattcaatttcatattggTG is drawn from Salvia hispanica cultivar TCC Black 2014 chromosome 6, UniMelb_Shisp_WGS_1.0, whole genome shotgun sequence and contains these coding sequences:
- the LOC125195711 gene encoding calmodulin-like protein 11, whose protein sequence is MAMGDTLNRDQIVEFQEAFSLFDKDGDGCITIEELATVIRSLDQNPTEEELQDMINEIDSNGNGTIEFSEFLNLMANKMKETDAEEELKEAFKVFDKDQNGYISAEELRHVMINLGEKLTDEELEQMIREADLDGDGQVNYDEFVKMMLAIG